In Rhizobium sp. WSM4643, the following are encoded in one genomic region:
- the hydA gene encoding dihydropyrimidinase: MTTVIKNGTIVTADLTYKADVKIDGGKIIEIGQNLSGDETLDATGCYVMPGGIDPHTHLEMPFMGTYSSDDFESGTRAALSGGTTMVVDFALPAPGQSLLEALTMWDNKSTRANCDYSFHMAVTWWSEQVFKEMETIVRDKGINTFKHFMAYKGALMVDDDEMFASFQRCAELGALPLVHAENGDVVASMSAKLLAEGNNGPEAHAYSRPAEVEGEATNRAIMIADMAGCPVYIVHTSCEQAHEAIRRARSKGMRVYGEPLIQHLTLDESEYSNPDWDHAARRVMSPPFRNKQHQDSLWAGLASGSLQVVATDHCAFTTAQKRFGVGDFTKIPNGTGGLEDRMPMLWTHGVNTGRLTMNEFVAVTSTNIAKILNIYPKKGAILVGADADIVVWDPQRSKTISSKAQQSAIDYNVFEGKEVTGLPRYTLTRGVLAIEEGAIKTRQGHGEFVRREPVTAVSKALSQWKDITAPRKVTRSGIPASGV; encoded by the coding sequence ATGACCACAGTCATCAAGAACGGCACCATCGTCACGGCCGACCTCACCTACAAGGCTGACGTGAAAATCGACGGCGGCAAGATCATCGAGATCGGGCAGAATCTCTCGGGCGACGAGACGCTGGATGCCACGGGCTGTTACGTCATGCCCGGCGGCATCGATCCGCACACTCATCTCGAAATGCCCTTCATGGGCACCTATTCCTCCGACGATTTCGAAAGCGGCACGCGCGCCGCCCTTTCCGGCGGCACCACCATGGTGGTTGATTTTGCCCTGCCCGCTCCCGGCCAGTCGCTGCTCGAAGCGCTGACCATGTGGGACAACAAATCGACCCGCGCCAATTGCGATTATTCCTTCCACATGGCAGTCACCTGGTGGAGTGAGCAGGTCTTCAAGGAAATGGAGACCATCGTCCGCGACAAGGGCATCAACACCTTCAAGCACTTCATGGCGTATAAGGGCGCGCTGATGGTCGACGATGACGAAATGTTCGCCTCCTTCCAGCGCTGCGCCGAACTCGGCGCCCTGCCGCTAGTGCACGCCGAAAACGGCGACGTCGTCGCCTCGATGTCGGCAAAGCTGCTCGCCGAGGGCAATAACGGCCCCGAGGCGCACGCCTATTCCCGGCCCGCCGAAGTCGAAGGTGAAGCGACCAACCGCGCCATCATGATCGCCGACATGGCCGGCTGCCCGGTCTATATCGTCCACACCTCTTGCGAACAGGCGCACGAGGCGATCCGCCGTGCGCGCAGCAAGGGCATGCGCGTCTATGGCGAACCGCTGATCCAGCACCTGACGCTCGACGAGAGCGAATATTCCAATCCCGACTGGGATCATGCGGCCCGCCGGGTGATGTCGCCGCCCTTCCGCAACAAGCAGCATCAGGATTCGCTCTGGGCAGGTCTCGCCTCCGGCTCGCTGCAGGTCGTCGCCACTGACCATTGCGCCTTCACCACGGCGCAGAAGCGCTTCGGCGTTGGCGATTTCACCAAGATCCCGAACGGCACCGGCGGCCTCGAAGACCGCATGCCGATGCTCTGGACGCATGGTGTCAACACCGGGCGGCTGACGATGAACGAATTCGTCGCCGTCACATCGACCAACATCGCCAAGATCCTCAACATCTATCCCAAGAAGGGCGCAATCCTTGTCGGCGCCGATGCCGATATCGTCGTCTGGGACCCGCAACGTTCCAAGACCATTTCGTCCAAAGCCCAGCAGTCGGCGATCGACTACAACGTCTTCGAAGGCAAGGAAGTGACCGGCCTGCCGCGCTATACGCTGACGCGCGGCGTCCTCGCGATCGAGGAAGGCGCGATCAAGACCCGCCAGGGCCACGGCGAATTCGTCAGGCGCGAGCCGGTCACGGCCGTCAGCAAGGCGCTTTCCCAGTGGAAGGATATCACCGCACCGCGCAAGGTGACGCGTAGCGGCATTCCGGCAAGCGGCGTATGA
- a CDS encoding ABC transporter ATP-binding protein: MQAPSVVSAKDLCLTYQANDGPVSALSNVNLDVRKGDFVSFIGPSGCGKTTFLRVIADLEKSTSGEISINGMTPEEARKARAYGYVFQAPALYPWRTIENNIALPLEIMGYSGAERTRRIAEALDLVSLSGFEKKFPWQLSGGMQQRASIARALAFDADLLLMDEPFGALDEIVRDHLNEELLKLWTRTNKTICFVTHSIPEAVYLSTKIVVMSPRPGRVTDVIDSTLPAERPLDIRETPEFLEIAHRVREGLRTGHA; encoded by the coding sequence ATGCAAGCACCCTCCGTCGTATCCGCCAAGGATCTCTGTCTCACCTACCAGGCCAATGATGGCCCGGTGAGTGCACTGAGCAATGTCAATCTCGATGTCCGCAAGGGCGATTTCGTCTCTTTCATTGGCCCGTCGGGCTGCGGCAAGACCACCTTCCTGCGTGTCATCGCCGATCTCGAAAAGAGCACCTCGGGCGAGATCTCGATCAACGGCATGACACCGGAGGAGGCGCGCAAGGCCCGCGCCTACGGTTATGTCTTCCAGGCGCCGGCGCTCTATCCCTGGCGCACCATCGAAAACAACATCGCTCTGCCCTTGGAGATTATGGGCTATTCCGGCGCCGAGCGGACGCGGCGCATCGCCGAAGCGCTCGATCTCGTCAGTCTTTCGGGCTTCGAGAAGAAATTCCCCTGGCAGCTTTCCGGCGGCATGCAGCAGCGGGCCTCGATCGCCCGCGCACTCGCCTTCGACGCGGACCTGCTGCTGATGGATGAGCCCTTCGGCGCCTTGGACGAGATCGTCCGCGACCATCTGAATGAAGAGCTGCTGAAACTCTGGACCCGTACGAACAAGACGATCTGCTTCGTCACCCATTCCATCCCCGAGGCGGTCTATCTCTCGACCAAGATCGTGGTGATGTCTCCGCGACCGGGCCGGGTGACCGATGTGATCGACTCGACCCTGCCGGCCGAGCGCCCACTCGACATCCGCGAAACCCCCGAGTTCCTGGAGATTGCCCACCGCGTTCGCGAGGGACTGAGGACGGGACACGCATGA
- a CDS encoding LysR family transcriptional regulator, translating into MEQLKGISIFVEAVEAGGFSAAAERLHLTRSAVGKTIARLEQRLGVRLFNRTTRMQSLTEEGRFFYERCLRAIEEIRLGEAMLESGRRDVRGRLRISMPVLFGRHCIAPILARLLDEHPNLELDLSFNDRIVDLLEDGFDLVIRNGPLKDNPDLMARAIARQRMTVCASPAYLEKHGAPQTVFDIPRYEGIVYRRGDDDKGWIFPTAADPGRRLVPKARLRLDDLASISDAAVAGRGLAWLPCWLVREEVLAGRLIQVLKHEPANISDAHAVWLRSPVMLPKVRLAIDTLAAGLPAMMG; encoded by the coding sequence ATGGAACAGCTGAAGGGTATCTCGATCTTCGTCGAAGCCGTCGAGGCTGGTGGCTTTTCGGCTGCCGCCGAGCGGCTCCATCTCACGCGTTCGGCCGTCGGCAAGACGATCGCACGTCTGGAACAGCGTCTCGGCGTGCGCCTCTTCAACCGTACGACACGCATGCAGAGCCTTACCGAGGAAGGCCGATTCTTCTACGAGCGCTGCCTGCGGGCGATCGAGGAAATCCGCCTCGGGGAAGCCATGCTGGAATCCGGCCGGCGTGACGTGCGCGGCCGATTGCGCATCTCGATGCCCGTGCTTTTCGGCCGCCACTGCATCGCGCCGATCCTCGCACGCCTGCTCGATGAACATCCGAACCTCGAACTCGACCTTTCCTTCAACGACCGTATCGTCGACCTGCTCGAGGACGGGTTCGATCTTGTCATCCGCAACGGACCGCTGAAGGACAATCCGGATCTGATGGCCCGGGCGATCGCGCGCCAGCGCATGACCGTCTGCGCATCGCCCGCCTATCTGGAAAAACATGGCGCACCGCAGACGGTCTTCGATATTCCGCGGTATGAGGGCATCGTCTACAGGCGGGGCGATGATGACAAAGGTTGGATCTTTCCGACTGCGGCTGATCCCGGGCGGCGGCTGGTGCCAAAGGCGCGACTTCGGCTCGACGACCTCGCTTCGATTTCCGATGCCGCCGTCGCCGGGCGCGGTCTTGCCTGGCTGCCCTGCTGGCTGGTCCGCGAGGAGGTGCTGGCGGGCCGGCTCATTCAGGTATTGAAGCACGAACCGGCCAATATCTCCGATGCCCATGCCGTTTGGCTGCGCTCACCGGTCATGCTGCCGAAGGTGCGGCTCGCGATCGATACGCTCGCTGCGGGATTGCCGGCAATGATGGGCTGA
- a CDS encoding TetR family transcriptional regulator C-terminal domain-containing protein, producing the protein MNFKGKRQPVTIPRAAKTLRRTRIQEEKEEQILEAALDVFSASGFRGSTIDQIAEVAGMSKPNLLYYFRTKEAMHRALIDRVLYTWLEPLRAFDAEGNPETEIRSYIRRKLEMARDFPRESRLFANEVLQGAPHIEDELKGPLKELVDEKAEVIRAWATSGKIVKCDPYHLIFSIWSTTQHYADFDVQVRAVLGQEHSGEGRFEDAARFLEQLFIGGLRPDTLGG; encoded by the coding sequence TTGAATTTCAAGGGGAAACGACAGCCTGTGACAATACCGAGAGCAGCGAAAACCCTGAGGCGGACGCGAATCCAGGAAGAGAAGGAAGAGCAGATCCTGGAAGCTGCGCTCGATGTGTTTTCGGCAAGCGGCTTTCGCGGCTCGACAATCGATCAGATTGCCGAAGTGGCCGGCATGTCGAAACCCAACTTGCTCTATTATTTCCGCACCAAGGAAGCCATGCACCGGGCGCTGATCGACCGGGTACTTTACACTTGGCTGGAGCCGCTCCGCGCCTTCGACGCCGAAGGCAATCCAGAGACGGAAATCCGCAGCTACATCCGCCGCAAGCTGGAGATGGCCCGCGATTTTCCCCGCGAGAGCCGGCTCTTCGCCAACGAGGTGCTGCAGGGCGCGCCACATATCGAAGACGAGTTGAAGGGGCCGCTGAAGGAACTGGTCGACGAGAAGGCGGAGGTCATCCGCGCCTGGGCGACATCAGGCAAGATCGTCAAATGCGATCCCTACCACCTGATCTTCTCCATCTGGTCGACGACGCAGCATTACGCGGACTTCGACGTTCAGGTGCGTGCTGTGCTGGGGCAGGAACATTCGGGCGAGGGGCGCTTCGAGGATGCGGCGCGGTTTCTGGAACAGCTCTTCATCGGTGGGCTGCGACCGGATACCCTTGGAGGATGA
- a CDS encoding endonuclease domain-containing protein yields the protein MAYVEPGAPSSDPSGHLLPAGEKGSVDVAVSPFSPRGEGARRADEGAPGATKIIKQDIRKHRTNKTDQARTLRRKETEEEYHLWSDLRARRLNGYKVARQVPLGPFIVDFLCREQRLIVEVDGFQHADSTSDQRRTEWLNVNGYSVLRFWNREISRERRSVLETILAALQGRIEVSSELLGFYSPAQTADKNGE from the coding sequence ATGGCTTATGTCGAGCCCGGAGCCCCCTCATCCGACCCTTCGGGCCACCTTCTCCCCGCTGGGGAGAAGGGATCGGTAGACGTCGCGGTCTCCCCCTTCTCCCCTCGGGGAGAAGGTGCCCGAAGGGCGGATGAGGGGGCTCCGGGCGCGACGAAAATTATCAAGCAGGATATCCGGAAACATCGCACCAACAAGACCGACCAGGCCAGAACGCTTCGCCGCAAAGAAACTGAAGAGGAATACCACCTCTGGAGCGACCTCCGCGCCCGCCGCTTGAATGGCTATAAGGTTGCAAGGCAAGTTCCCCTCGGCCCATTCATCGTCGATTTCCTCTGTCGTGAACAACGATTGATCGTCGAAGTCGACGGCTTCCAGCATGCCGATAGCACGTCGGATCAGCGCCGAACTGAATGGCTCAATGTGAATGGCTATTCCGTCCTACGCTTCTGGAATCGGGAAATCTCGCGCGAACGTCGCTCAGTACTCGAAACGATTCTAGCTGCCTTGCAGGGCCGGATCGAGGTCAGCTCAGAACTGCTCGGCTTCTATTCGCCGGCCCAAACTGCAGACAAGAACGGGGAATGA
- a CDS encoding cupin domain-containing protein: protein MDVTSKPTCHIVRPNHAYDGKQGLSYFAGIAAETVGAKGICMHLLTIPPGVRAKAHLHEAHETAIYMLSGEAHTWYGDRLEHHVIVHAGELFYIPAGVPHLPANLSSTPCTAIIARTDPNEQESVVLLPELDALVPA from the coding sequence ATGGACGTGACATCAAAGCCCACCTGCCACATCGTTCGCCCCAATCATGCCTATGACGGCAAGCAGGGGCTGAGCTATTTCGCAGGCATCGCCGCCGAAACGGTCGGCGCCAAGGGCATCTGCATGCATCTTTTGACGATCCCGCCCGGCGTGCGCGCCAAGGCGCATCTGCACGAGGCGCACGAGACGGCGATCTACATGCTCTCCGGCGAGGCTCATACCTGGTACGGAGACCGGCTCGAGCATCACGTCATCGTTCATGCCGGCGAACTTTTCTATATCCCGGCCGGCGTGCCGCACCTGCCGGCCAACCTCAGCAGCACGCCGTGCACAGCGATCATCGCGCGCACCGATCCGAACGAGCAGGAAAGCGTCGTGCTTCTGCCGGAGTTGGACGCTTTGGTGCCGGCGTGA
- a CDS encoding Zn-dependent hydrolase, which yields MVAAPGENMRVNGDRLWDSLMDMAKIGPGIAGGNNRQTLTDADAQGRSLFKRWCDDAGLTMGVDRMGTMFAARPGTDPDALPVYVGSHLDTQPTGGKYDGVLGVLAALEVVRTMNDLGIKTKHPIVVTNWTNEEGARFAPAMLASGVFAGVHSLDFAYNRRDPEGNLFGDELKRIGWVGDEEVGARKMHAYFEYHIEQGPILEAEEKQIGVVTHCQGLWWLEFTLTGKEAHTGSTPMNLRVNAGLAMARILEMVQDVAMGEQPGAVGGVGQVFFSPNSRNVLPGKVVFTVDIRSPDKEKLDRMRAKIEAKAPEITNALGVGCSIEAIGHFEPITFDPKLVTSVREAAERLGYSHMNIISGAGHDACWAAKVAPATMVMCPCVGGLSHNEAEEISKEWATAGADVLFHAVVETAEIVV from the coding sequence ATGGTGGCAGCACCAGGCGAGAACATGCGCGTCAATGGCGACCGTCTCTGGGACAGTCTCATGGACATGGCGAAGATCGGCCCCGGCATAGCAGGCGGCAACAACCGCCAGACACTGACAGATGCCGATGCGCAGGGCCGCAGTCTTTTCAAAAGATGGTGTGACGATGCCGGTTTGACCATGGGTGTCGACCGGATGGGCACGATGTTCGCCGCCCGCCCCGGCACCGATCCCGATGCCTTGCCGGTCTATGTCGGCTCGCATCTCGATACCCAGCCGACCGGCGGCAAATATGACGGCGTGCTCGGCGTGCTTGCGGCCCTCGAAGTCGTGCGCACGATGAACGATCTCGGCATCAAGACCAAACATCCGATCGTCGTCACCAATTGGACGAATGAGGAAGGCGCGCGTTTTGCCCCTGCCATGCTGGCGTCAGGCGTCTTCGCCGGCGTGCACAGCCTGGACTTTGCCTATAATCGCAGGGACCCCGAGGGCAATCTGTTCGGCGACGAATTGAAGCGTATCGGCTGGGTCGGCGACGAAGAGGTCGGCGCCCGCAAGATGCACGCCTATTTCGAATATCACATCGAGCAGGGACCGATCCTCGAAGCCGAGGAAAAGCAGATCGGCGTCGTCACCCATTGCCAGGGCCTCTGGTGGCTGGAATTCACACTGACCGGCAAGGAAGCCCATACCGGCTCGACGCCGATGAACCTGCGCGTCAATGCCGGCCTCGCCATGGCCCGCATTCTGGAAATGGTCCAGGACGTGGCGATGGGCGAACAGCCGGGTGCCGTCGGCGGTGTCGGCCAGGTGTTCTTCTCGCCGAATTCCCGCAACGTGCTACCCGGCAAGGTGGTCTTCACCGTCGACATCCGCTCGCCCGACAAGGAGAAGCTCGACCGTATGCGGGCAAAGATCGAGGCAAAGGCGCCTGAGATCACCAATGCACTCGGCGTCGGCTGTTCCATCGAGGCGATCGGCCACTTCGAACCGATCACCTTCGATCCGAAACTGGTCACGTCGGTGCGCGAAGCCGCCGAGCGGCTCGGCTACAGCCACATGAACATCATCTCCGGCGCCGGCCATGACGCCTGCTGGGCCGCCAAAGTGGCACCTGCGACGATGGTCATGTGCCCCTGCGTCGGCGGGCTCTCGCATAACGAGGCGGAAGAAATCTCCAAGGAATGGGCGACGGCGGGCGCCGATGTGCTGTTTCATGCGGTGGTCGAGACGGCGGAGATTGTGGTGTGA